The Falco cherrug isolate bFalChe1 unplaced genomic scaffold, bFalChe1.pri scaffold_101, whole genome shotgun sequence genome includes a region encoding these proteins:
- the LOC129735008 gene encoding ankyrin repeat domain-containing protein 26-like: MEVTDGAGLTHSSDPTSEDVRLEASTYKETMLLLEELGVVHMGSATLLKMQNILLEYERRIERQKNQYKALSREVRKLEDEREESQFRAEKTQDLKSVLAHQEAEWKRDIQSLKCSLKQEEEKRLRVEVLCEKRREDLRRKEDQYCKEMEEKQKLELQSRNSEMELRTLRKLLKQYA; this comes from the exons ATGGAAGTAACTGATGGCGCTGGTTTAACTCACTCATCTGACCCAACTTCAGAGGATGTCCGGTTGGAAGCTTCAACCTACAAGGAGACTatgctgctgttggaagagCTTGGTGTGGTTCATATGG GTTCTGCTACtttgttgaaaatgcaaaacatacttCTTGAATATGAACGGAGAATAGAACgtcagaaaaatcagtataaaGCGCTCTCAAGAGAAGTAAGGAAATTGGAAGACGAAAGGGAGGAGTCACAGTTCAGAGCGGAGAAGACTCAAGATTTGAAATCCGTGTTGGCTCACCaagaagcagaatggaaaagggATATCCAAAGCCTTAA ATgttctttgaaacaagaagaagaaaagaggctcAGAGTAGAAGTGCTgtgtgagaaaaggagagaagaccTCCGAAGGAAAGAAGATCAATATTGTaaagagatggaggagaaacagaaacttgagtTACAGTCTAGGAATTCAGAAATGGAGTTAAGAACACTGAGAAAGCTCTTGAAACAG TATGCCTAG